From Cyclobacteriaceae bacterium, a single genomic window includes:
- a CDS encoding sigma-70 family RNA polymerase sigma factor, translating into MDDKELLAKIRNPETRNYGFNMLVRSYQQKVYGLVRKMVIDHDDADDITQEVFIKVHKSIDGFREDSQLYTWIFRIATNESLTFLNKKRRRFFLPIEDIGKELSAKIDTSPDIGGDEIQKKLQKALLTLPDKQRLVFNLKYYEEMSYEEMSSVTGTSEGALKASYHHAVKKIEEFLKND; encoded by the coding sequence TTGGACGATAAAGAGCTCTTAGCCAAGATCAGGAACCCGGAAACAAGAAACTACGGGTTCAATATGCTGGTGCGTTCGTATCAGCAAAAGGTCTATGGGCTCGTGCGTAAAATGGTGATCGATCACGATGACGCGGATGATATTACTCAGGAAGTATTCATCAAAGTACACAAATCAATAGATGGGTTTCGCGAAGACTCTCAACTTTACACCTGGATATTCCGGATTGCTACCAACGAATCTTTAACATTCCTCAATAAAAAGAGAAGGAGATTTTTCCTTCCCATTGAAGACATTGGAAAGGAACTTTCTGCGAAGATCGATACCTCTCCTGATATCGGAGGAGATGAGATTCAGAAAAAACTACAAAAGGCATTGTTGACGCTTCCCGATAAACAAAGGCTGGTGTTCAACTTAAAATATTATGAAGAAATGTCATACGAAGAAATGTCCAGCGTGACGGGTACCTCAGAGGGCGCTTTGAAAGCGAGCTACCACCATGCAGTGAAGAAAATAGAGGAATTTTTAAAGAATGATTAA
- a CDS encoding amidohydrolase family protein: MRIILSIILALSLQLSQAQLPQKSYALTNVNLFNGVDNKITPNVIIFIKDKKIERIGKTGDVIGKEYEIVDCMGNYAAPGMIDAHTHISTLESAKRALLSGVTTVRSAGVSSFEDVAIRELAKSGRIAGPDIIPAGVFIRPTIDDDVLADPRLVSLLSGVSTDEELKLLVNVNIDRGAEVIKTRSTERAGLPETDPRQQSYTQHQVKIIVDEAAKRKVPVMVHAHGDEGARAAVLAGAKSIEHASFLTEQTLLLMKEKGTFLVPTFITLEDLTTPGGDFSSAALELRGKFMLPSAEKVFRKAHSLGVKIATGADNFYSSTSTSRISLEAEHFVRMGMTNFEALQSATVVSADLIGLSSRTGRIVPGYEADIIILPANPLEDIKALQDVLIIVSNGYLPLKRLPFGKE, encoded by the coding sequence ATGAGAATAATTCTTTCCATCATACTTGCGCTATCCCTGCAATTATCTCAGGCACAACTCCCTCAGAAGAGCTATGCCTTAACGAATGTGAATCTTTTCAATGGAGTTGATAATAAGATCACGCCAAACGTCATCATTTTTATTAAGGATAAAAAGATAGAGCGCATTGGAAAGACAGGAGATGTTATTGGTAAGGAATATGAGATCGTGGATTGCATGGGAAATTATGCAGCTCCCGGAATGATTGATGCGCATACTCACATCAGCACGTTGGAATCCGCAAAGCGTGCACTGCTTTCCGGTGTCACTACTGTTCGAAGTGCTGGTGTATCGTCCTTTGAAGATGTTGCGATTCGAGAACTGGCGAAGTCAGGAAGAATTGCAGGACCCGATATCATTCCTGCCGGAGTCTTTATACGTCCCACGATCGATGATGATGTATTGGCTGATCCTAGACTCGTGAGTCTTCTTTCTGGTGTAAGCACTGATGAGGAGTTGAAGCTATTAGTGAATGTGAATATTGATCGTGGTGCTGAAGTAATAAAAACCAGAAGTACTGAACGCGCCGGTCTGCCAGAAACAGATCCACGTCAACAATCATACACGCAGCATCAGGTTAAAATAATTGTGGATGAAGCAGCAAAGCGTAAAGTCCCCGTCATGGTTCATGCTCACGGGGATGAAGGTGCGCGTGCTGCTGTCCTTGCGGGAGCAAAGAGCATTGAACATGCAAGTTTTCTAACGGAGCAGACATTACTATTGATGAAAGAGAAAGGAACGTTCCTGGTCCCTACCTTCATCACACTGGAAGATCTTACTACACCTGGTGGTGATTTCTCAAGTGCCGCACTGGAGCTCCGCGGAAAATTTATGTTACCTTCTGCTGAGAAGGTTTTCAGAAAAGCTCATTCGCTTGGCGTGAAGATCGCAACGGGTGCAGATAATTTCTATTCATCCACCAGCACCAGTCGCATATCATTGGAAGCAGAACATTTTGTAAGAATGGGGATGACCAATTTTGAAGCACTGCAGTCAGCAACGGTTGTCAGCGCAGACCTGATAGGACTCTCCTCCAGGACCGGAAGAATTGTTCCCGGATATGAAGCAGATATTATTATTCTCCCTGCTAATCCGCTTGAGGATATCAAAGCGCTTCAGGATGTACTGATCATTGTGAGCAACGGATATCTGCCATTGAAAAGACTTCCGTTTGGAAAGGAATAA
- a CDS encoding M28 family peptidase translates to MKKLSILLFVLFLAYQGSAQKAITGFPKETTDTELKLEQKFDSYLTAGNLDQWMKKMAARPHHVGSPYGKVNAEFIRDMFRSWGWEAEIETYKVLFPTPKVRILEMVSPTKFVARIAESTLKQDATSGQTSEQLPVYNAWSADGDVTGELVFVNYGVPADYEQLERLGIDVKGKIVIAKYGGSWRGIKPKVAQEHGAIGCLIYSDPHEDGYAEGDVYPKGAYRPSDGAQRGSVLDMPVYPGDPLTPNIGATADAKRLKQSEALNLIKIPVMPISYGDAQPLLAALTGPVAPEKWRGSLPITYHVGPGPAKVHLKLQFDWKLVDCLNVIAKIKGSEFPDEWVIRGNHHDGWVNGANDPISGMVAEMEEARAIGEMVKAGWKPKRTIVYCAWDGEEPGLIGSTEWVEHHATELQQKAVAYINTDGNGRGFLFMQGSHTLEKMMNEIAGEVTDPQTGVSVLERSRSYFVTTASSAKSKKEMMAKSTVAIDALGSGSDFSPFIQHLGIPSLNIGFGGEDGAGVYHSIYDSYDHYKRFGDPKFEYGIALAKTVGRATLRFSEATVLPFDFIGFHKTVNQYLTEVTDLINNVRETTEVENQIIKEKRYVQAADPMLKYSAPVAKEAVPFISFASLQNALSTLEKSTTNFADLYAANPKHNTNLTKLNQLLYQAEQKLLSTNGLPRRPWYRHSIYAPGFYTGYGVKTLPGVREAIEQRDWKEAQEQIEVVAKTLLEYSAQVDAASKILMLR, encoded by the coding sequence ATGAAGAAATTATCCATCCTCTTGTTTGTTCTGTTCCTGGCGTATCAGGGTTCAGCTCAAAAAGCAATTACAGGTTTTCCAAAGGAAACAACCGATACCGAACTTAAGCTTGAGCAAAAATTCGACAGCTATCTTACCGCTGGCAATCTTGACCAATGGATGAAAAAGATGGCAGCCCGTCCTCACCATGTTGGATCTCCTTATGGAAAAGTCAATGCTGAATTCATTCGGGATATGTTCCGTAGCTGGGGATGGGAGGCAGAAATTGAAACCTATAAAGTTCTCTTCCCCACCCCCAAAGTCAGAATACTGGAGATGGTTAGTCCTACAAAATTTGTTGCCAGAATTGCTGAATCAACTTTAAAGCAGGATGCAACTTCAGGTCAGACAAGCGAACAACTTCCTGTTTACAATGCATGGTCTGCTGATGGTGATGTTACCGGAGAACTTGTATTTGTTAATTATGGAGTACCTGCCGATTACGAACAACTGGAACGTCTTGGAATTGATGTGAAAGGAAAGATCGTCATAGCTAAATATGGCGGCTCCTGGAGAGGTATTAAACCCAAAGTAGCACAGGAACATGGTGCGATCGGTTGCCTTATATATTCCGATCCACATGAGGATGGTTATGCAGAAGGTGATGTGTATCCAAAGGGCGCTTACCGTCCAAGTGATGGAGCACAGCGGGGTTCTGTGTTGGATATGCCTGTCTATCCCGGTGACCCGTTGACTCCTAACATTGGTGCAACGGCTGATGCCAAACGCCTTAAACAAAGCGAAGCACTCAACCTGATTAAAATTCCGGTTATGCCAATCTCTTATGGTGATGCGCAGCCATTGCTTGCCGCATTAACCGGTCCTGTCGCTCCAGAAAAATGGAGAGGCAGCTTGCCTATTACTTATCATGTTGGTCCTGGCCCTGCCAAGGTTCATCTCAAGCTTCAATTCGACTGGAAGCTGGTGGATTGCTTGAATGTCATTGCGAAAATCAAAGGAAGTGAATTCCCGGATGAATGGGTTATTAGAGGAAATCATCATGATGGTTGGGTAAATGGAGCCAATGATCCTATCAGTGGTATGGTAGCAGAGATGGAAGAAGCACGTGCTATTGGCGAAATGGTTAAAGCAGGCTGGAAGCCAAAGCGTACTATAGTTTATTGTGCATGGGATGGAGAAGAGCCAGGATTGATCGGTTCTACAGAGTGGGTTGAACATCATGCAACAGAGCTTCAGCAAAAAGCAGTGGCCTATATCAACACCGATGGAAATGGAAGGGGATTTTTATTTATGCAGGGTTCCCATACTCTTGAAAAGATGATGAATGAGATTGCCGGCGAAGTAACTGATCCTCAAACAGGAGTCAGCGTTCTTGAAAGAAGCCGCTCCTATTTTGTTACCACAGCTTCCTCTGCAAAGTCGAAGAAAGAGATGATGGCAAAATCAACCGTTGCGATTGATGCCCTTGGCTCAGGCTCAGATTTCTCTCCTTTCATTCAGCACCTTGGGATTCCATCGTTGAATATTGGATTTGGAGGAGAAGATGGTGCAGGGGTTTATCACTCTATCTATGATTCATATGATCACTACAAGAGATTCGGTGATCCTAAATTTGAATATGGCATTGCTTTGGCGAAAACAGTAGGCAGAGCCACTTTGCGTTTTTCGGAAGCAACTGTATTACCGTTTGACTTCATAGGGTTTCACAAAACTGTTAATCAGTATTTGACGGAAGTCACTGACCTAATCAACAATGTCAGGGAAACAACGGAAGTTGAAAATCAAATCATCAAGGAGAAAAGATATGTTCAAGCGGCAGATCCAATGTTAAAATACTCTGCACCCGTTGCAAAGGAGGCAGTTCCATTCATTAGTTTTGCCAGTCTGCAAAATGCATTGAGTACGTTGGAGAAAAGCACAACCAATTTTGCTGATCTCTATGCTGCAAATCCCAAGCACAATACCAACCTCACAAAACTCAATCAACTATTGTATCAGGCAGAGCAAAAGTTACTTTCCACCAACGGCCTTCCACGGAGACCATGGTATAGGCACAGCATCTATGCTCCTGGATTCTATACAGGGTATGGCGTAAAGACACTCCCGGGAGTACGTGAAGCGATTGAGCAGCGTGACTGGAAAGAAGCACAAGAGCAGATTGAAGTTGTTGCAAAGACTCTTCTTGAATACTCTGCGCAGGTGGATGCCGCATCAAAAATCCTAATGCTCCGCTGA
- the serA gene encoding phosphoglycerate dehydrogenase, producing MKLNKYYVIDFDSTFTKVEAFDVLADISLNGHPDKAKIAKEIEEITRQGMNGSISFRESLEQRLALLNADKKHIPALVELLKSKVSESFKRNKDFFTTYSDNIYIISNGFREFIDPVVTEFGIKSENILANEFTFDKQGKVTGFDKNNPLSMNDGKSEQLKRLNLQGDVYVIGDGYTDYEIKKSGLANKFYAFTENIERENVSSKADHVTPSLDEFLYLNKLNTAISYPKNRINVLLLENVHPVAIELMKAEGFNVENYPAGLEEDELCEKIKNVSVLGIRSKTQVTAKVLDSATRLMTIGAFCIGTNQIDLKEATKKGIAVFNAPFSNTRSVVELAIAEMIMLMRNIPDKSAKMHKGQWDKSAKGSFEIRGKKLGIIGYGSIGTQLSVLAENLGMQVYYYDREEKLGLSNATKCKTLKELLAISDVITLHVDGRESNTNLIGAEEFAQMKTGVLFLNLSRGHVVDVKALRESILSGKVGGCAVDVFPHEPISNNEEFVSELRGLPNTILSPHIGGSTAEAQENIGNFVPGKMMDYINTGSTSNSVNFPNLTLPTLENAHRLIHIHNNVPGILAKINKVLADNGINIAGQYLKTNEHIGYVITDIDKHYNKEVIKDLRAIENTIKFRILY from the coding sequence ATGAAGCTCAATAAGTACTATGTAATCGATTTCGACAGCACTTTTACGAAGGTTGAAGCCTTCGATGTACTGGCGGACATCTCTCTTAACGGTCATCCTGATAAGGCAAAAATCGCCAAAGAGATTGAAGAAATTACCCGTCAGGGAATGAACGGTTCTATTTCCTTCCGTGAATCACTTGAGCAAAGACTAGCGTTGCTGAATGCAGATAAAAAACATATTCCTGCATTGGTGGAATTATTGAAATCTAAAGTTTCTGAATCATTCAAACGGAATAAAGATTTCTTCACCACCTATTCCGATAATATTTACATTATTTCTAATGGCTTTCGCGAATTCATTGACCCGGTCGTTACAGAGTTCGGTATCAAGTCTGAAAACATTCTTGCCAATGAATTCACTTTTGACAAGCAGGGCAAAGTAACAGGCTTTGACAAGAACAATCCATTATCGATGAATGATGGAAAGTCTGAACAGTTGAAGCGTCTCAATCTTCAGGGAGATGTTTATGTAATTGGTGATGGGTATACCGATTACGAGATCAAGAAATCGGGTCTCGCAAATAAATTCTATGCCTTTACAGAAAACATAGAGCGCGAAAATGTATCCAGTAAAGCAGATCACGTTACTCCCAGCCTGGATGAGTTCCTCTATCTCAACAAGCTGAACACAGCTATCTCCTACCCTAAGAACCGCATCAATGTGCTACTTCTGGAAAATGTTCATCCTGTGGCGATTGAATTGATGAAGGCGGAAGGATTCAATGTCGAGAATTATCCTGCAGGACTGGAAGAAGATGAACTCTGTGAGAAGATAAAGAATGTATCAGTACTGGGAATCCGTTCCAAGACTCAGGTAACAGCAAAAGTTTTAGACAGTGCTACCCGACTGATGACGATCGGTGCTTTTTGCATTGGCACCAACCAGATCGATCTGAAAGAAGCGACCAAAAAAGGGATCGCTGTCTTCAATGCACCTTTTAGTAATACGCGTTCCGTAGTTGAGCTTGCTATCGCAGAGATGATCATGCTGATGCGCAACATTCCTGACAAATCTGCCAAGATGCATAAAGGGCAATGGGATAAGTCGGCGAAAGGAAGTTTTGAGATCCGGGGAAAGAAACTTGGAATCATTGGATACGGAAGCATCGGCACACAGCTTTCTGTCCTTGCTGAGAATCTTGGTATGCAGGTTTACTATTATGATCGTGAAGAAAAGCTTGGACTGAGCAATGCAACCAAGTGCAAGACACTGAAAGAACTTTTGGCGATCTCTGATGTCATTACACTTCATGTTGATGGTCGTGAAAGCAATACCAACCTCATTGGAGCGGAAGAATTTGCGCAAATGAAAACCGGTGTTCTATTCCTCAATCTCAGTCGTGGGCATGTAGTAGATGTGAAAGCACTGCGCGAAAGTATCCTTAGTGGAAAAGTCGGAGGATGTGCTGTTGATGTGTTTCCTCATGAGCCTATCAGCAATAATGAGGAGTTTGTTTCTGAGTTAAGGGGACTTCCCAATACCATCCTATCTCCTCATATCGGGGGAAGCACTGCCGAAGCACAGGAGAACATAGGAAATTTTGTTCCTGGCAAAATGATGGACTACATCAACACAGGAAGCACCAGTAACAGTGTCAATTTCCCGAATCTGACATTGCCAACACTTGAGAATGCGCATCGCCTTATTCACATACATAACAATGTTCCTGGGATTCTTGCCAAGATCAATAAAGTTCTGGCCGACAATGGGATCAACATCGCGGGGCAATATCTTAAGACCAACGAACACATTGGTTATGTGATCACGGATATTGACAAGCATTACAACAAGGAAGTGATAAAGGATCTGAGAGCGATTGAGAATACTATCAAATTCAGAATTCTTTATTGA
- a CDS encoding aminotransferase class V-fold PLP-dependent enzyme, with amino-acid sequence MDSMVNFTPGPSQLYFTVADHLKKGFKDGIPSLSHRSKQFESIFARTTNGLRELLDIPSDYSIVFTGSATEIWERIIQNLVEEKSHHFVNGAFSKRFFEIAQQLNKKSTKTEVPAGSSFADSISIPEGTELIALTHNETSTGVSLSLPFIHSFKENNQECLVAVDAVSSLPYPSFDFTKIDSVFFSIQKGFGLPAGLGVWIFNRRCLDKANQLLAKGISIGSFHTLPLLHANAQKNQTPETPNVLAIYLLGKVVSDFLVRGATTMRQETQYKAALLYKALEDHTAIKPFVADKHNRSKTVIVAETGDRTEELTSFLQTRGFFPGEGYGSSKKNQLRFANFPAHSKEQFESLVDALSTFK; translated from the coding sequence ATTGATTCAATGGTCAACTTCACTCCCGGCCCTTCACAGCTTTACTTCACTGTTGCAGATCACCTTAAGAAAGGATTTAAAGACGGCATCCCGTCACTTTCTCACAGAAGCAAACAATTTGAATCAATCTTTGCTCGTACCACCAACGGACTTCGGGAGTTACTCGACATTCCTTCTGATTATTCAATCGTCTTTACGGGTTCAGCAACTGAAATATGGGAACGCATCATTCAAAATCTGGTAGAAGAGAAATCCCATCATTTTGTGAATGGCGCTTTTTCAAAACGTTTCTTTGAGATCGCTCAGCAACTGAATAAAAAATCCACCAAAACAGAAGTACCCGCAGGAAGTAGTTTTGCTGACTCCATTTCTATTCCGGAAGGAACAGAATTGATTGCACTTACACATAATGAAACCAGCACCGGGGTTTCATTGTCACTTCCATTTATTCATTCATTCAAAGAGAATAACCAGGAGTGCCTTGTGGCGGTCGATGCTGTAAGCTCACTACCCTACCCATCTTTTGATTTCACAAAAATTGATTCAGTTTTTTTCTCGATTCAAAAGGGTTTTGGATTACCTGCCGGTCTGGGTGTCTGGATATTCAATAGGAGATGTCTTGATAAGGCAAATCAACTGTTGGCAAAAGGGATTTCCATTGGAAGCTTTCACACCCTTCCATTGCTTCATGCCAACGCTCAAAAAAATCAGACACCGGAGACGCCAAATGTTCTGGCCATCTATCTGCTCGGAAAAGTCGTAAGTGATTTCCTTGTACGTGGCGCAACAACGATGCGTCAGGAGACTCAATATAAAGCTGCACTTCTTTACAAGGCCCTGGAAGATCATACTGCTATAAAACCTTTTGTTGCCGATAAGCACAACCGCTCAAAAACAGTAATCGTAGCGGAGACGGGTGATCGCACAGAAGAGCTTACCTCCTTTCTGCAGACACGCGGATTTTTCCCGGGGGAAGGTTATGGTTCTTCAAAGAAAAACCAATTGAGGTTTGCCAATTTTCCCGCCCACTCCAAAGAGCAATTCGAAAGTCTTGTGGATGCCCTTTCAACTTTTAAATAG